In the Ptychodera flava strain L36383 chromosome 23 unlocalized genomic scaffold, AS_Pfla_20210202 Scaffold_23__1_contigs__length_28996876_pilon, whole genome shotgun sequence genome, AGAATTAAATTTTACCTGTGACCAGGCTGGTAAGGTTGAATTTTTACTGCCACAGTGCCAAATTCACCCATCTTAGGCAATTTGGCTGGCAACAAATTCAAACACTGATGTATTaacaatacacattttttttcaatatttagaTCAATGAAAGTCCTGACTTGTTGCTCCTTAAATACACAAACTCAGAGCTAGCATGCCACAGGTATAGACACATATTCTCATGTTGTTGTAGTCAATACCCTGTGTGTTAGTGTTGCAGTAGATATTCCTCCAATAGTGACCTGTTTCCCAGTGAAGGTATGAAAAAGGATGGCTGAAGTACCTTGTAAAATGATGGGAAAGTAAGCTCATTTTTGaggtaagagagagagagagagagagagagagagagagagagagagaggtgacatattcacattgtatttaaattttcattatcaCTTTTTGATTATGGAAAAACAGAATACTTGCATTTATGAACAGAAGAccatgaaaggtcaaaggtcaatattGCAGACTGGCATCCCTAGCTTACCTTTCTCTGAAAGTGTATCACTCCTTAGGTGACTGATCATTTGTTGAGTGATTTTCACAAAGCAGTCACTGAGATGCATTGTCTGATTGTTTCGATGTGCTTCCTCCCAAACATAACTGCAGTCTGCAAAAAGAAAGTGacataaatttcaaaacatgtaCACTGAAATAATTATCTTGCAGTTTTTGGAGACCTTCAATGGTTTGTTGTAAAAGACCTTAGCTGTTTGTGTCCAATATGTTTTGATCAGAGACACTCCATTGGTGCTTTATACTGACACTTAACTGCTCATCCCAATATCATGTAGaccggtcctactaattactgcccgttactgcccgtcaggaaattaaccTTCCAACTACTGTAATCAGTCGCTAtctcaataccaaagaccacaAATATTTATAAGAAGCTGTTTTACTCCAAATGCCCGAGCCCTGTCTCACAACTAACATCAATATCTATGATTGGAGCGCTAAGTTccgacgggcagtgacgggcagtgttCGGACATTGAATACAATCAGCATTGCCATCAACGTTTTTGGGGGTCTGGGACGACATTTTGTTTGGTTCTATATAGTGAGTAATGattttgatatgagatatcaactgattacagtaattggaaggtaAATTTCCTGACGGGGAGTGACGGGCAGACTTCGATCGGATATCGTGGCCAGTGGTGATGCATGTACGATCACACGATTAGCATTGCTACTTGTtcgaaaatcaatgtttttcggATCTGAGAAtattatttcgtttgtttttaCAAAGAGTACTGGTCTTCGGTATTAAgatatcgactgattacagtaattggaaggttaatttcctgacgggcagtgacgggcagcgacgggcagtaattagtaggaccctcCTGTAGACGGGCCACACTTACAATTGATAATCTTGGGTTTTCAGTTTTCTGACTTTATCTTTGCATGTTCATGACAGAACATTAATATCGGGCGGCATTACTTGCTTGCAGGTGATTGCTAGTTATCTTGATTTACATTGCACAACTGAACCATGGACACTGTCGAAATGAACAAGCGATTATCCGCATCAACAATGGCAAAACATCATATTGGAAACGGCCATTCCATACAGCACAGCTATATGTAAGAGAATTAACATTTAATTCTGCATTGGGTCTTGCGCAAGTGAAGTCGGCTTAGTCATGTTATAAGAAAAAgcccggggggggggttcatGTAAGGGAGTGAAACGTTGTGAAAACATATATGTAGGTGCAGACTCACAAATGGTTGTACTTGCTACCATCCATGGTAAGGACGGTAACTTCGGGTAAAATGTAATGTTGGCTAACAAAGAGTGCATAAAAAGAACAAAacgcaaaatttaaaattatactCAGTGTTCTTCACTCGATTCTTTTGACACTGGTAATATCAAATCTAGTTGATCAAGAACCACAGATTTGAATTGCAATATTAATATCATGCGGAACATAGACGTAAACACAACAACACGACAGACCTTGCAGACTAAAACCCGGAAGTGGACGGTGTTCTCCGGTCGCCGATGATGCACCGTTCTGAGAAAGGGCGACGCCACCTTCACTTGCAAACACTACACTGATTGTTTTTCGAAGCGACAGCGTGATAGGTGATGAAGCAGGCATGTCGACGGCCTCTCCGTTCCCTGGATTAGACGTCGCTCGGAGTTGAAATGACAAAAGCGATCGCAGAGCTTGAGTTGACCTTTGGCGGCTGGGTGAGATGCATGATGGGTATTCCAATGCTGTCGTTGGTGGCGCGCTGCCTACCACTTCATCATCTGCAGCCTGCGACTGCAAGTTGTAGTTCTTTCTCCAGAGATAAAACATGAATATAACTTATTTTTACGAGTAAAGAGATATTGTGTATCGGGTCACGTTTGAATTTGACCTGGTTcaactgttttgtttttttatctaCATTCTCACTGAAGGTGACTTTTTGAGCACGCAGTGATCTGTTATTGCTCATAGTTTTCAAGAAACGGAAAATGGGGACCAGTAAACTTTTGACGTCTGCTTTTTTACACTTTCTCTCGCAGCGAGGAAACAAAAAGAGGGGAGGGGAAACACTGTTTTTAGGACAATTCAAAAGGCTTCCTCTGTGATGCAATGTCACTTATATATAGTTATTCAGCATTGTACATACATCTATACTTCATGTATGTTAAAATGTAGACAAGAATGTACATGTGTGCATACttacacatgtatatataccatataTTGCAgacatgtaatatatatatatatatatatatatatatatatatatatatatatatatatatatatatatatatatatatcacttttaATTTGCTATCATGTCTATATGTTAGTCGGTATGTAAATACACCTGGAAgcagacaaagacagacagacagacagacagacagacagacagacagacagacacacacacacacacacacacacacacacacacacacatatatatatatatatatatatatatatatatatatatgtgtgtgtgtgtgtgtgtgtgtgtgtgtgtgtgtgtgtgtatgcacgTGTGTGTGTGACATGGGTGTATATAGAATGGTGTAATGGAGAAAGGCTTTGGGGAAATTGTTTAGTTGATGCAAGGAGCACACTACTATACATttattaatgaaacaaattCTCTGTTTTAACTGAGAGAAAAACTTCATGACTCTTGAATGTTTGAATTGCACAGAAACAACACATTAAAACCATATCAAAGGAACAGAATGCGTTATTTATATCACCCATTTCTGTGACACAACTTTCCAGCAATTCACGTTTGGTAACTTTTCCCTGAGAAGTCACTTCAGTTACATGCACAGTAAAATAAACTGCCAGCAATCATCTTGATCACTTGACTCTATCTGCTCTCCAAAAAATACTTTTCTGAGTTCCTAAATTACTGTGTTCTCATCCCTGTCCCTTAGTATGATAAAGAAAGCTCCCTGCAGTGTAGCGGTCTTGGAGTGCGTCCATGGAGTCATAAGCACTAAATAGTGGTTCAAACAAGATTAGTGACATCATCACCACTAATGTActctttttttctgtcaataATTTGGACAGTCACGACTATTTTCTTCACTCACTACGTGATAATATTCCATATGGCCTTCTGTGTCCATCTTTTCACCATTTCCGTGAAGACAACTTGCCTCAACAGGTGGCTGTGAAATTATCACACTATTACATTCATCTGTACCTGGAATATGTGACACTGTACAATGACTACCAGCATCATCAACAACTTCTCATGATTCTGTCTTTATTACGTTTCTCTCATAGTCAGAGGAGATACTTCccactggaaaaaaatttccgTTGGACGCAAGATGCTCagaattgaatttttcaacctCCCCAGAATCAAATTCTCCAACTGCCACAGACTCAgtgtctgtaatttttctgatgttTGTATTCTGCTGATGTGGGGCAACTTTTGTGTTGTCATTAAGAACTGACAATCCATCTGTTGCTGTTCTGTGTTCATCATAATCAACTTCCGGATCAACTTCCAGTGGATGAGGAAAGTATACCCTTTCCCATCCTGATTCTTGTGTCCCTAATGATTCACTCACACAATCTTCGTTCTgggaaattacattttcaaccTCAAAATCCACAGTGTCAGCACATCTCTCCTTCATAGAGCACCCATTCGTTTCTTCTTGCGTTGCGCTACTCAAATCTACCATGAGAAATCGACATCGTTCAGATGGGTCTGTTTTCAGGCAAACTTGTTCAGCCAGACACACAAGATTCACTATGTTGACTTTGTCTGCAGaagaaaataatacaaatgttACTGTAACTCCCATTACACGGATTTATGCAAACCACCAGAAagacaaaaatatgcaaatcaacaaagtGGTACAGTGGATTGAAATAAATATCGTTNNNNNNNNNNNNNNNNNNNNNNNNNNNNNNNNNNNNNNNNNNNNNNNNNNNNNNNNNNNNNNNNNNNNNNNNNNNNNNNNNNNNNNNNNNNNNNNNNNNNCaacaaattccttttgtatgccaatatagctcatctcagaaccggaCATCTTATATAAACACaagatttggcaacaccctgacaaTTAAAAATAACGgagtgtctattgacaggcgcctgtcaatagacagaatccggctattgacaggcgcctgtcaatagacaaaaattggctattgacacgcgggacttTTTTCGccatatttcaccacattttaacGAAATAAACTGTTCTTCTCCTATGTAAATGAAGAAGACATTGTTCTGCCATGtagtaattacaaaataagttcTAATGCGTCGGAaacagcactgatttacatttacaaattattctacgtgaagtaattcttcaattgcagatactatgatagaagaGTTCAGCTCTGCCAAGATATGAGTATAGcgcactgaattttgaacaccagttatgaaaatgactgaactgtgtcacaataagtttcttttattaacccttttcctgccaagtcggtgaaaatccgcttgaaattcggtgtagctagaagctgagcagccacggccgttattctcctaaggcggtggaaatcgggctcctttttggtaccccctttcctgcctagtcgacggcactacgttttgctatcccctgtgcgtttaggggtcatccgaggacaggttttctgacaaggaacgccttttccccttgaaatgggttcgcagggagtcgatagacagggaaaggtgcagaaacctgtccgccagtcccccacacccgaggggggctgggttttttttaccgctttttagcggacttggcaggatagcatggtgacgttttctggcggagttggacgttcttggctgcctggcactatagagattgctgctgaacttgaccaactcggcaatgctaatctagaaggctacctcttgcaaacgacttggcagatatgccgatggtgcgagacgaaagtcacttattcagttgtgcgtgactgaaaatgagaacgtatttttgacggg is a window encoding:
- the LOC139124185 gene encoding uncharacterized protein; this translates as MFYLWRKNYNLQSQAADDEVVGSAPPTTALEYPSCISPSRQRSTQALRSLLSFQLRATSNPGNGEAVDMPASSPITLSLRKTISVVFASEGGVALSQNGASSATGEHRPLPGFSLQDCSYVWEEAHRNNQTMHLSDCFVKITQQMISHLRSDTLSEKEKSTLVNFLCDSGAIQLQVTTSKLPSPDEGNLERHGERVCDHNDGTYSMVEFGDPEDADDGDANLTTVQSERRCFGQGEHQETVCDHKKYKKEKLTKKSSEKLNTSATFASVEVTEDYVEGRELQESRVGNSDLCESIRIAKHCFSSRRRE